The DNA sequence TTGCTATTACGCAAGCTTGAAGCTTTCATTTTGTGGCCTTGCAGCCCAAAAAGAGGAACAAAAAAAGCGGCAGAAAATTCTGCCGCCCTAACTAAATGCAACTAACTCAAATATTTAGTTATGAAAATCAATAACCTGGGTTCTGTGGAAACTGTGATTCGTCATTGTACACATTTATTTCATTCAGTAGAATAGGATAAAGCAACTGATAGGCCTGCGCGGTCACCCCTACTTCAGCAAGGGCCTCAATGGCCCTATTCTGTCTCAACAAATCAAACCAACGGTGCAACTCTAGGGGCAGTTCCATTACACGTTCCCGAGATATGCCGCTCTTCGAAATCCAATAAAAACCCCCCAGAGGGTTCTTATGTAAATATGGCATCATCAGGGAAGTATCTTTTTCATTCCCTCAAATCACGTTTTCTTTTTGAGTGGTGGGTATATTTTAGATAATAGGCAAATTTCCTTTACTAATTCGTACCTAGAGTAATTAGTATAGATTAAAATTTCTTTTAAAAATCTCTTTCGTGTTGTGCCTTCACTATCGCTAATCAGTCTTCGCCCGTAGTAAAAGTAAGAATGGGGCCTGATACAATAGCGTTAGATGAGGCACTATGAATACCCTCAGCCACAACTTCCATATTCCTTAAAACCGGCCTTTGATCACTACGCCAATAAAAGAGCCACATGGGAAGACTAATAACTTTACCTCTATGCACAAAAGTCTCGATGAGAGTTATTTCCTTGGTATAATAATAAATATCAAAATCATCTTCAATTGTTTGGGGCCTTATGATAATCTTTGAGTCGGGACCAATTGTAATGTCTTCTGTAAAAACCAAATACATTGTCTCGTAGAGCCTAACATTCGTAGCTCCTTCCTCGGGTATGGAGTAAAACAAGCCAAACGAGTCATCCGCCAAAAGTTCA is a window from the Muricauda sp. SCSIO 65647 genome containing:
- a CDS encoding RagB/SusD family nutrient uptake outer membrane protein, with translation MMPYLHKNPLGGFYWISKSGISRERVMELPLELHRWFDLLRQNRAIEALAEVGVTAQAYQLLYPILLNEINVYNDESQFPQNPGY